A single window of Polaribacter sp. SA4-10 DNA harbors:
- the murD gene encoding UDP-N-acetylmuramoyl-L-alanine--D-glutamate ligase: MNRLVILGGGESGVGTAILGKQKGYDVFVSDKGKIAKKYKEVLLNNEIDFEEKKHTEAKILNADVVMKSPGIPDKVVLVEKLKESSIPVISEIEFAAKFTDATIVGITGSNGKTTTTMLLHHVLKNAKLNVGVAGNIGDSFAQQVAENNYENYVLELSSFQLDGIENFSPHIAIITNITPDHLDRYEYSFDTYIASKFRITKNQTVVDYLIYDADDEAINKWLNNNKTLAKLVPFSLEKELEYGAYIKENNIIININKDKFNMPISTLSLKGKHNTKNAMAATMAAQLLKVRKEAIKESLEDFEGAEHRLENVAKIRGVEYINDSKATNVNATFYALECMDKTTVWIVGGVDKGNDYNDLLSLVREKVKAIVCLGLDNDKIKSTFGNVVDIIVETAGAEEAVKVSHKLAENGEVVLLSPACASFDLFDNYEDRGRQFKKAVRSL, encoded by the coding sequence ATGAATCGTTTAGTAATTCTTGGTGGAGGAGAAAGTGGTGTTGGAACCGCAATTTTAGGAAAGCAAAAAGGATATGATGTTTTTGTTTCTGACAAAGGCAAAATAGCAAAAAAATACAAAGAAGTTCTTTTAAATAATGAGATAGATTTCGAGGAAAAAAAGCATACTGAGGCTAAAATTTTAAATGCTGATGTGGTAATGAAAAGTCCTGGAATCCCTGATAAAGTAGTGTTAGTTGAGAAATTGAAAGAAAGTTCAATTCCTGTGATTTCAGAAATTGAATTTGCAGCAAAATTTACAGATGCTACTATTGTTGGAATTACGGGTTCAAATGGAAAAACTACCACCACAATGCTATTGCATCATGTTTTGAAAAATGCAAAACTTAATGTTGGAGTTGCAGGTAATATTGGCGATAGTTTTGCACAACAAGTTGCTGAAAATAATTACGAAAATTACGTGTTAGAATTAAGTAGTTTTCAGTTAGATGGAATTGAGAATTTTAGTCCTCATATTGCAATAATTACCAATATTACACCAGATCATTTAGATAGGTATGAATACAGTTTTGATACATATATCGCCTCAAAATTTAGAATAACAAAAAATCAAACAGTGGTCGATTATCTCATTTATGATGCAGATGATGAAGCGATTAATAAGTGGTTAAATAATAATAAAACGCTAGCGAAATTAGTTCCGTTTTCACTTGAAAAAGAATTAGAATACGGAGCATATATCAAAGAAAACAATATTATCATCAACATAAATAAAGACAAATTTAACATGCCAATATCAACATTATCATTAAAAGGAAAACACAATACAAAAAATGCCATGGCAGCAACTATGGCAGCGCAATTGCTAAAAGTTAGAAAAGAGGCAATCAAAGAAAGTTTAGAAGATTTTGAGGGAGCTGAACATCGTTTAGAAAATGTTGCGAAAATTAGAGGTGTAGAATATATTAATGATTCAAAAGCAACAAATGTAAATGCTACATTTTATGCATTAGAATGTATGGATAAAACTACAGTTTGGATTGTTGGTGGAGTAGATAAAGGAAATGATTATAATGATTTGCTTTCTTTAGTAAGGGAAAAAGTGAAAGCTATTGTCTGTTTAGGTCTTGATAATGATAAAATTAAAAGCACTTTTGGCAATGTGGTTGATATTATTGTAGAAACTGCAGGAGCAGAAGAAGCTGTAAAAGTTTCTCATAAATTGGCAGAAAATGGAGAAGTAGTTTTATTATCTCCAGCTTGTGCAAGTTTCGATTTGTTTGATAATTATGAAGATAGAGGGCGTCAATTTAAAAAAGCAGTTAGAAGTCTTTAA
- the murG gene encoding undecaprenyldiphospho-muramoylpentapeptide beta-N-acetylglucosaminyltransferase: MKQSINILISGGGTGGHIYPAIAIANEIKLRFPDTNFLFVGAKDKMEMEKVPQAGFEIKGLWISGIQRKLTVDNLSFPFKLMSSLWNASKIIKKFKPDIAIGTGGFASGPTLIMATRKGIPTLIQEQNSFPGITNKLLSKKVNKICVAYDNLERFFPSSKIIKTGNPVRQDLLSIHNKREDGKAFFKLNKTKKTVLILGGSLGARRVNQLIESNLGFFKSQEVQVIWQCGKLYFDEYKKYTELDNIQVHQFINRMDLAYAASDIIISRAGASSVSELCIVGKPVIFIPSPNVAEDHQTKNAKSIVDKHAAILLKEADLATFPIVFETLLKDEGKQQSLSENIKELALPSATTDIVNEVENLLNK; encoded by the coding sequence ATGAAACAATCGATTAATATATTAATTTCTGGAGGAGGAACCGGAGGGCATATTTATCCTGCAATTGCGATTGCAAATGAGATAAAGTTGCGTTTTCCTGATACGAATTTTCTGTTTGTTGGTGCAAAAGATAAAATGGAAATGGAGAAAGTTCCACAAGCAGGATTTGAAATAAAAGGATTATGGATTTCAGGAATTCAGCGAAAACTAACAGTTGATAATTTATCATTTCCTTTTAAGTTGATGAGTAGTTTATGGAATGCATCAAAAATTATAAAAAAATTTAAGCCAGATATTGCAATTGGAACTGGAGGTTTTGCAAGCGGGCCAACTTTAATAATGGCAACAAGAAAAGGGATTCCAACTTTAATACAAGAACAGAATTCTTTTCCTGGAATAACGAATAAACTATTAAGTAAAAAGGTAAATAAAATTTGTGTTGCGTATGATAATTTAGAGCGTTTCTTTCCATCATCGAAAATAATAAAAACAGGAAACCCTGTACGCCAAGATTTGTTGTCTATTCATAATAAAAGAGAAGACGGAAAAGCTTTTTTTAAATTAAATAAAACTAAAAAAACAGTTTTAATACTTGGAGGCAGTTTAGGTGCAAGAAGAGTAAATCAATTAATAGAAAGTAATTTAGGGTTCTTTAAAAGTCAAGAGGTACAAGTAATTTGGCAATGTGGTAAATTATATTTTGATGAATATAAAAAATACACTGAATTAGATAACATTCAAGTGCATCAGTTTATAAATAGAATGGATTTAGCATATGCTGCTTCAGATATTATTATTTCTAGAGCAGGAGCAAGTTCTGTATCAGAATTATGTATTGTTGGTAAACCAGTAATTTTTATACCATCGCCAAATGTAGCTGAAGATCATCAAACAAAAAATGCAAAATCAATAGTAGATAAACATGCTGCAATTTTATTAAAAGAAGCCGATTTAGCCACTTTTCCTATCGTTTTTGAAACACTTTTAAAAGATGAAGGAAAGCAACAAAGTTTATCAGAAAATATAAAAGAATTAGCGTTGCCAAGTGCAACAACAGATATAGTTAACGAAGTAGAAAATTTATTAAATAAGTGA
- a CDS encoding FtsW/RodA/SpoVE family cell cycle protein, whose product MKTIFQHIKGDKTIWAIVAILAIFSFMPVYSASTNLVYVVGSGSTFGYLVKHMVLLIMGFAIIYGVHKIPYRYFSGGSVLMIPVVIVLLVFTLAQGTIIGGANASRWIRIPFVGIGFQTSTLAGLVLMVYVARYLARNKEKAIIFKESLWQLWLPVAVILILILPANFSTTAIIFTMILMLVFIGGYPIKYISFILGVGIVALSFFVLIAKVFPDAMPNRVQTWQSRIESFSQEGGKEAYQVEKAKIAIATGGPIGLGPGKSVQKNFLPQSSSDFIYAIIVEEFGLLGGFVIVFIYFLLLFRIFVVIRKTTTIFATLLVVGVGCPIIFQATINMAVATNLFPVTGQTLPLISSGGTSIWMTCFALGMILSVSASKEETEEDILDDNPLDILHETID is encoded by the coding sequence ATGAAAACGATTTTTCAACATATAAAAGGAGATAAAACCATTTGGGCTATTGTAGCTATTTTGGCAATATTTTCATTTATGCCAGTTTATAGCGCAAGCACAAACTTGGTGTATGTTGTGGGTTCAGGTTCTACATTTGGCTATTTAGTAAAACACATGGTTCTGTTAATTATGGGTTTTGCAATTATTTATGGAGTTCATAAAATTCCATATAGATATTTTTCTGGAGGATCTGTTTTAATGATACCAGTAGTAATTGTATTATTAGTTTTTACACTCGCACAAGGAACTATAATTGGAGGCGCAAATGCAAGTAGATGGATTCGTATACCGTTTGTTGGTATTGGTTTTCAAACATCAACTTTGGCAGGTTTAGTATTAATGGTTTATGTGGCTAGATATCTAGCAAGAAATAAAGAAAAAGCAATAATTTTTAAAGAAAGTTTATGGCAACTTTGGTTGCCTGTAGCGGTTATTTTAATATTGATTTTACCAGCAAATTTTTCTACAACAGCTATCATTTTTACTATGATTTTGATGCTGGTTTTTATTGGAGGTTACCCAATAAAATACATTAGTTTTATTTTAGGCGTTGGAATTGTAGCGTTATCGTTTTTTGTTTTGATAGCGAAAGTCTTTCCAGATGCAATGCCAAATAGAGTTCAAACTTGGCAAAGTAGAATTGAAAGTTTTTCTCAAGAAGGAGGAAAAGAAGCGTATCAAGTAGAAAAAGCGAAAATAGCTATTGCTACTGGAGGTCCAATAGGTTTAGGACCAGGAAAAAGTGTTCAGAAGAACTTTTTACCACAATCGTCATCAGATTTTATTTACGCAATTATTGTTGAAGAATTTGGCTTATTGGGAGGTTTTGTAATTGTATTTATTTACTTTTTATTGCTCTTTAGAATTTTTGTTGTGATAAGAAAAACAACTACAATTTTTGCAACCTTGTTGGTTGTTGGTGTTGGATGTCCTATTATTTTTCAAGCAACGATAAATATGGCTGTTGCCACAAATTTATTTCCTGTAACTGGGCAAACGTTGCCTTTGATTAGTAGTGGTGGTACTTCTATTTGGATGACCTGTTTTGCATTGGGTATGATTTTAAGTGTAAGTGCATCAAAAGAAGAAACAGAAGAAGATATTTTAGATGATAACCCTTTAGATATTTTGCATGAAACAATCGATTAA
- a CDS encoding cell division protein FtsQ/DivIB yields the protein MTEIIVEFEAGENSFLTHSMVDKLLIQNNKTVQNLAKSVINLYGLEKKVAKNPYVENASVFLTIGGQLKSTIKQRTPVARFISNKESYYVDKQGVKVPLSDNYSARVMLVSGVENDEDIKEILPLISVILADSFLQKEVVGIHKSADEEYQFSMRSGDYKIDFGRLTNIDVKFKKLKAFYNKTFLDKTIENYKTINVKYHNQVVCTK from the coding sequence GTGACTGAAATTATTGTGGAATTTGAAGCTGGAGAGAATAGTTTTTTAACCCATTCTATGGTTGATAAATTGTTAATACAAAATAACAAAACGGTGCAAAACCTAGCAAAATCTGTGATAAATTTATACGGTTTAGAGAAGAAAGTGGCCAAAAACCCTTATGTTGAAAATGCATCCGTTTTTTTAACGATTGGAGGTCAGTTAAAATCTACCATAAAACAACGAACACCTGTAGCAAGATTCATTTCTAATAAAGAATCTTATTATGTTGATAAACAAGGTGTAAAAGTACCTTTGTCAGATAATTATTCGGCAAGAGTTATGTTGGTTTCTGGTGTTGAAAATGATGAAGATATTAAAGAAATTTTGCCTTTGATATCCGTAATTTTAGCAGATAGTTTTTTGCAAAAAGAGGTGGTAGGAATTCATAAAAGTGCTGATGAAGAGTATCAATTTTCCATGAGAAGTGGAGATTATAAAATTGATTTCGGAAGATTAACGAATATCGATGTGAAATTTAAGAAGTTAAAAGCGTTTTATAACAAGACATTTTTAGACAAAACAATAGAGAATTACAAAACGATTAATGTAAAATATCACAACCAAGTTGTGTGCACAAAATAG
- the ftsZ gene encoding cell division protein FtsZ, with product MSTEFDNISFDMPKTQSNTIKVIGVGGGGSNAVNHMFTQHIKGVDFVICNTDSQALENSPVPNKIQLGVNLTSGLGAGANPEVGAQAAKESMQEIQQMLNTQTKMVFITAGMGGGTGTGAAPIIAKIAKDMDILTVGIVTMPFQFEGRRRSKQAQLGIDQLRQNVDSLIVINNNKLREVYGNLGFKAGFSKADEVLSTASKGIAEVITHHYKQNIDLHDAKTVLSNSGTAIMGSAKEEGKNRAKNAIVKALDSPLLNDNKITGAKNVLLLIVSGTNEVTLDEIGEINDHIQDEAGYDANIIMGIGEDDKLGDAISVTIVATGFAADQQSTITNTEVKKIVHTLEDEQKATYDFSDKTISKTPTLDMPISNKVEEKIIHVLEDDVQEVSPKMDLISTSEFITDMPVSYDEISLEKVSEEDFIITNITPVEEIVEEEPQQIQADLLFDLPLNSYTEVIEKNEIRFNLNEETATNANDIEVFGAKEVASEKKEEETRYVLEDFDAQPTIGKSSRIIETKIVEEEINFELKTAQPQVEINEIATRSEEVSPLDLTISELQKRAEERRKKMKGFNYKFNDQLNKNIDEIERQPAYKRLGVDLDVNSSISKTKTSINTDNDQLDFKSNNSFLHDNVD from the coding sequence ATGAGCACAGAATTTGATAACATTTCATTTGACATGCCAAAAACACAGTCTAATACCATTAAAGTAATTGGTGTTGGAGGCGGTGGAAGCAACGCTGTAAACCATATGTTTACACAACATATTAAAGGAGTAGATTTTGTAATCTGTAATACAGATTCTCAAGCTTTAGAAAACAGTCCTGTTCCAAATAAAATACAATTAGGAGTGAACTTAACTTCTGGTTTAGGAGCGGGAGCAAACCCAGAAGTGGGGGCTCAGGCTGCTAAAGAAAGTATGCAAGAGATTCAGCAAATGTTAAATACCCAAACAAAAATGGTATTTATTACAGCTGGTATGGGAGGTGGTACTGGTACTGGAGCAGCTCCAATTATTGCAAAAATTGCAAAAGATATGGATATTTTAACTGTTGGTATTGTAACAATGCCATTTCAGTTTGAAGGAAGAAGACGCTCTAAACAAGCTCAATTAGGAATCGATCAATTGCGCCAAAATGTAGATTCTTTAATTGTAATAAATAATAATAAGTTACGTGAAGTTTATGGAAACCTAGGTTTTAAAGCTGGTTTCTCTAAAGCGGATGAAGTTTTATCTACTGCTTCTAAAGGAATTGCTGAAGTTATAACACATCACTATAAACAAAATATAGATTTACATGATGCTAAAACAGTACTTTCTAATAGTGGAACTGCAATTATGGGTTCTGCTAAAGAAGAAGGTAAGAATAGAGCTAAAAATGCAATTGTAAAAGCATTAGATTCTCCTTTATTAAATGATAATAAAATTACAGGAGCAAAGAATGTTTTGTTATTAATTGTATCAGGAACCAATGAAGTTACTTTAGATGAAATCGGAGAAATTAACGATCACATTCAAGATGAAGCAGGTTATGATGCAAACATTATTATGGGTATTGGTGAAGATGATAAGTTAGGAGATGCAATCTCTGTAACAATTGTTGCAACTGGTTTTGCTGCAGATCAACAAAGTACAATTACAAATACTGAAGTAAAGAAGATTGTTCATACGTTAGAAGATGAGCAAAAAGCAACCTATGATTTTTCTGATAAAACCATTTCTAAAACGCCAACATTAGATATGCCAATTTCTAATAAAGTTGAAGAAAAGATTATTCATGTTTTAGAAGATGATGTTCAAGAAGTTTCACCAAAAATGGATTTAATTTCAACTTCAGAATTTATTACAGATATGCCAGTTTCATACGATGAAATTTCACTTGAAAAGGTATCTGAAGAAGATTTTATTATTACTAATATTACTCCTGTTGAAGAAATAGTAGAAGAAGAGCCTCAACAGATACAAGCAGATTTATTATTTGATTTACCTCTTAATTCATATACAGAAGTAATAGAAAAAAATGAAATTCGTTTTAATTTAAATGAAGAAACTGCAACAAATGCAAACGATATTGAAGTTTTTGGAGCAAAAGAAGTCGCTTCTGAGAAAAAAGAAGAAGAAACACGTTATGTTTTAGAAGATTTTGATGCCCAACCAACAATAGGTAAAAGTTCAAGAATTATTGAAACAAAAATTGTTGAAGAAGAAATTAATTTCGAGTTAAAAACGGCACAACCACAAGTAGAAATTAATGAGATTGCAACTAGAAGTGAAGAAGTTTCTCCTTTAGATTTAACGATAAGTGAATTACAAAAGAGAGCAGAAGAAAGACGTAAAAAGATGAAAGGTTTCAACTATAAGTTTAATGATCAATTAAACAAAAACATAGATGAAATAGAGCGTCAGCCTGCATATAAAAGATTGGGTGTAGATTTAGATGTAAATTCATCTATAAGTAAAACCAAAACATCTATTAATACAGATAATGACCAACTAGATTTTAAATCTAATAATTCATTTTTACATGATAATGTAGACTAG
- the murC gene encoding UDP-N-acetylmuramate--L-alanine ligase — translation MNLKNIHNVYFVGIGGIGMSAIARYFTVNGKQVAGYDKAPTNITASLVDLGVEIHFEDSLKNIPISFLNKEKTLVVFTPAIPKNNIELNYFLENNFTILKRAEILGKITGNTFCLAVSGTHGKTTTSAILGHIMQPIKATSFLGGIAENYNSNLILGEDKISVVEADEFDRSFLQLSPNIACVTSMDADHLDIYGEAEALEESFVEFTNKVSDTLIVAKGLPLKGLTYAVNEDADYKAFNLKIESGKYIFDVQTPSAIITNIEFHLPGKHNVMNALAALAMADVYGIPLESIKKSLSTFKGVKRRFSYKIKTENFVLIDDYAHHPTEINAVESSVREMYPDEKILVVFQPHLFSRTRDFIDDFASALSKFDEVLLLDIYPARESPISGVNSEWLFGKIDCKNKKLAKNNNLVKVINNSAAKVVVMLGAGDIGMMVDDVVSKLIKTEKHAI, via the coding sequence GTGAATTTAAAAAATATACATAACGTTTATTTTGTTGGAATTGGTGGTATAGGAATGAGCGCAATTGCTCGTTATTTTACTGTGAATGGGAAGCAAGTTGCTGGTTATGATAAAGCACCCACTAACATTACTGCGTCTTTAGTAGATTTAGGTGTAGAAATTCATTTTGAAGATTCCTTAAAAAATATTCCTATTTCTTTTTTGAATAAAGAAAAAACGTTGGTAGTTTTTACACCAGCAATCCCTAAAAACAATATAGAATTAAATTATTTTCTAGAGAATAATTTTACCATTTTAAAAAGAGCAGAAATTTTAGGAAAAATAACTGGAAACACTTTTTGTCTAGCAGTTTCTGGAACCCATGGTAAAACAACAACATCGGCTATTTTAGGCCATATTATGCAGCCAATTAAGGCAACTTCGTTTTTAGGCGGAATAGCAGAAAACTATAATTCAAACTTAATTCTTGGAGAAGATAAAATTTCTGTTGTAGAAGCTGATGAGTTTGATCGTTCCTTTTTGCAATTGTCACCAAATATTGCATGTGTAACTTCTATGGATGCAGATCATTTAGATATTTATGGAGAAGCCGAAGCATTAGAAGAGTCCTTTGTAGAATTTACAAATAAAGTTTCTGACACGTTAATTGTTGCAAAAGGTTTGCCTTTAAAAGGGTTAACATATGCTGTAAATGAAGATGCAGATTATAAGGCTTTTAATTTAAAAATTGAAAGCGGAAAATATATTTTTGATGTCCAAACTCCTTCAGCAATTATAACCAATATTGAATTTCATTTACCAGGAAAGCATAATGTAATGAATGCTTTAGCTGCGTTAGCAATGGCAGATGTTTATGGCATTCCTTTAGAAAGTATCAAAAAAAGTTTGTCAACTTTTAAAGGTGTAAAAAGAAGGTTTTCGTATAAAATTAAAACAGAAAATTTTGTATTAATAGATGATTATGCACATCATCCAACAGAAATAAATGCGGTAGAAAGTTCAGTGAGAGAAATGTATCCTGATGAAAAAATTTTGGTAGTTTTTCAGCCACATTTATTTTCTAGAACAAGAGATTTTATAGATGATTTTGCTTCTGCATTATCTAAGTTCGATGAAGTGTTGTTGCTGGATATTTATCCTGCAAGAGAAAGCCCTATTTCAGGAGTGAATTCTGAGTGGTTGTTTGGTAAAATAGATTGCAAGAATAAAAAATTAGCAAAAAATAATAATTTAGTAAAAGTTATTAATAATTCAGCAGCAAAAGTGGTTGTAATGTTAGGTGCAGGTGATATAGGAATGATGGTAGATGATGTAGTAAGTAAACTCATAAAAACTGAAAAACATGCAATTTAA
- the ftsA gene encoding cell division protein FtsA, translating into MENNKIAVGLDIGTTKIVAMIGRKNEYDKIEVIGIGKAKSLGVKRGVVSNITQTIHSIQQAVDEAESVSGVKIEEVVVGIAGQHIRSLHHSDYITRNNADEVIDEDDIENLVNQVHKLVMLPGEEIIHVLPQEFKVDSQADIKEPIGMYGGRLEANFHVVVGQVSSIRNIGRCVKSADLDLADITLEPLASASAVLSQEEKEAGVALIDIGGGTTDLAIFKDGIIRHTAVIPFGGNVITDDIKEGCSIIEKQAELLKIKFGSAWPGENKETEIVSIPGLRGREPKEITLKNLSKIIHARVQEIIEHVYLEIKNYGHETAKGKLIAGIVLTGGGAQLKHLRQLVEYITGMDARIGYPNEHLAGDSDDALSSPSYATAVGLLIEGLNSDSKEEEEIEESVKEILDETQEDEISEVKPVVEEKPKPKKKSFFEKFTEGLKDFLDNAE; encoded by the coding sequence ATGGAAAACAATAAAATAGCTGTTGGTTTAGATATTGGTACAACCAAAATTGTTGCCATGATTGGTCGTAAAAATGAATACGACAAAATTGAGGTTATTGGAATCGGAAAAGCTAAAAGTTTAGGTGTAAAACGCGGTGTAGTGAGTAATATTACACAAACCATACATTCTATTCAACAAGCTGTAGATGAAGCAGAAAGTGTTTCTGGTGTAAAAATTGAAGAAGTTGTTGTAGGTATTGCTGGACAGCATATTAGAAGTTTACATCACAGTGATTATATCACAAGAAATAATGCAGATGAAGTAATAGATGAAGATGATATTGAAAATTTAGTAAATCAAGTTCATAAGTTGGTCATGTTACCTGGAGAAGAAATTATTCATGTGTTACCACAAGAATTTAAAGTTGATTCTCAAGCTGATATTAAAGAACCAATAGGAATGTATGGTGGTCGATTAGAAGCTAATTTTCATGTTGTAGTTGGGCAAGTTTCATCAATAAGAAATATTGGACGATGTGTAAAAAGTGCAGATTTAGATTTGGCAGATATTACTTTAGAGCCTTTAGCATCAGCATCAGCAGTATTAAGTCAAGAAGAAAAAGAAGCCGGAGTTGCATTAATTGATATCGGTGGTGGAACAACAGATTTAGCCATTTTTAAAGACGGAATCATTCGTCATACTGCCGTTATTCCTTTTGGAGGAAATGTAATTACAGATGATATAAAAGAAGGTTGTTCAATTATTGAAAAGCAAGCTGAATTATTGAAAATTAAATTTGGTTCTGCATGGCCAGGAGAAAATAAAGAAACAGAAATTGTTTCTATTCCTGGGTTAAGAGGTAGAGAACCAAAAGAAATTACGTTAAAAAATCTTTCAAAAATTATACATGCAAGAGTTCAAGAAATTATTGAGCATGTGTATTTAGAGATAAAAAATTACGGACATGAAACTGCAAAAGGCAAATTAATTGCAGGTATTGTTTTAACAGGAGGTGGAGCTCAATTAAAACACTTACGCCAGTTAGTAGAATATATTACAGGCATGGATGCAAGAATTGGATATCCTAATGAGCATTTAGCAGGAGATTCTGATGATGCATTATCAAGCCCATCTTATGCAACAGCAGTTGGATTGTTAATAGAAGGTTTAAATAGTGATTCTAAAGAAGAGGAAGAGATTGAAGAATCTGTAAAAGAAATTTTAGATGAAACTCAAGAAGATGAAATTTCTGAAGTAAAACCGGTAGTTGAAGAAAAACCAAAGCCAAAAAAGAAATCATTTTTCGAGAAATTTACAGAAGGTTTAAAGGATTTTTTAGACAACGCAGAATAG